In Tistrella mobilis, the genomic window GTCAGGCGAAGCTGGGGCGGTTTTCCCTCCCGGTGATCCGCCCCCGATGTCAGGCCGCCATCATCCAGCACACCGTGCACCAGCGCCACGCCCACCATCAGCGCCAGTGCCAGACGCGCCTTCTCCCGTGCATGTCTGCCGCCGATCCGCTCGACCAGATGGTCCAGAACATCGGCCTCCAGCCGTTCGCGGATCAGCGGCATGGCCGCACGGCTGTTGATCGAACTCATCAGGATCCGGCTCACCCGCTCGCAGGCCGCAAGAACAGCTGCATCGATCTCGTGATCGGCAGCCTCGTGACCATGCTGTTCGGCCATCCCGGCCGCCAGCAGGCCTGGCCGACCGGCCATCACGGTCAGGCGGGTCAGCACCCGTGCCAGCCTCTCCCGCGGCACGTCGCGCAGCAGAACATCGAAGGCGGCATCCCCAAGGCATACCGCGAACAGACGTTCCTTCGAGCCGTAATAGCGGATAACCAGCGA contains:
- a CDS encoding TetR family transcriptional regulator; its protein translation is MSDKESRPRNSEATKAAILDAARHAFAANSYDAVGLREIARAADVNVSLVIRYYGSKERLFAVCLGDAAFDVLLRDVPRERLARVLTRLTVMAGRPGLLAAGMAEQHGHEAADHEIDAAVLAACERVSRILMSSINSRAAMPLIRERLEADVLDHLVERIGGRHAREKARLALALMVGVALVHGVLDDGGLTSGADHREGKPPQLRLTEDLMRAIIEELPGA